The Geobacillus stearothermophilus ATCC 12980 genome contains a region encoding:
- a CDS encoding galactokinase, protein MIPILKQQFIELFGGLGEGIRAFFAPGRVNLIGEHTDYNGGHVLPCALAIGTYALVRQTDEPFVRFYSQNFPETGVITVSYDDLSYQSEHGWANYPKGILAAFQALRPLETGLDILYYGTIPNGAGLSSSASIELVTAVMLNELFRRGLDQLELVKMSQTVENKYIGVNCGIMDQFAVGMGKQDCAILLNCQTLEHRYLPLVLNDCSIVIANTNKKRGLADSAYNERRATCEAALAKLQSVRNIASLGELTSAELARYEHLLSPLERKRARHAVTENERTLEAAQALEQGDLVRFGELMKQSHLSLRHDYEVTGAELDTLVEAAWSHEGTVGARMTGAGFGGCTVNIVKKACVQDFIERVGNAYAEKIGYEASFYVVDVGDGARELTELEEMSR, encoded by the coding sequence ATGATCCCCATCTTAAAACAGCAATTTATCGAACTTTTCGGCGGCTTGGGCGAAGGCATCCGCGCTTTCTTCGCCCCCGGCCGCGTCAATTTGATCGGTGAGCATACGGATTACAACGGCGGGCATGTGCTGCCGTGCGCGCTTGCGATCGGCACGTATGCGCTTGTCCGGCAAACGGATGAGCCGTTTGTCCGCTTTTATTCGCAAAACTTCCCGGAAACGGGAGTGATCACGGTCTCTTACGATGACTTGTCATACCAGAGCGAGCACGGTTGGGCGAACTACCCGAAAGGGATCTTGGCCGCGTTTCAAGCGTTACGTCCGCTTGAGACCGGATTGGACATTTTGTATTACGGCACGATCCCGAACGGCGCAGGACTGTCGTCATCCGCGTCGATTGAGCTTGTGACCGCGGTGATGCTCAACGAACTGTTCAGGCGCGGGCTTGATCAGCTAGAGCTTGTGAAAATGAGCCAAACCGTAGAAAATAAATACATCGGCGTCAATTGCGGCATTATGGATCAGTTTGCCGTCGGCATGGGGAAACAAGATTGCGCCATTCTGTTAAACTGCCAGACGCTCGAGCACCGCTATTTGCCGCTCGTGCTCAACGATTGTTCGATTGTCATCGCGAACACAAACAAAAAGCGCGGCCTGGCGGACTCGGCGTACAACGAGCGGCGGGCGACGTGCGAGGCGGCGCTCGCGAAGCTGCAAAGCGTGCGGAACATCGCCTCGCTCGGCGAGCTGACAAGCGCAGAGCTGGCCCGTTATGAACATCTTCTTTCTCCGCTTGAACGAAAGCGGGCTCGCCATGCGGTGACGGAAAACGAGCGGACGCTTGAAGCCGCCCAGGCGCTTGAGCAGGGAGACCTCGTCCGCTTTGGCGAGTTGATGAAACAGTCGCATTTGTCGCTGCGCCATGACTATGAAGTAACCGGAGCCGAACTTGATACGCTCGTGGAGGCCGCATGGTCGCACGAAGGAACGGTCGGGGCGCGCATGACCGGAGCCGGATTCGGCGGCTGCACGGTGAACATTGTGAAAAAGGCATGCGTTCAAGATTTCATTGAACGGGTCGGAAACGCGTATGCCGAAAAAATCGGTTATGAAGCAAGCTTTTATGTCGTTGACGTTGGTGACGGGGCGAGAGAACTCACGGAACTGGAGGAGATGAGCCGATGA
- a CDS encoding EcsC family protein: protein METRQMLKQELQTITHWEHSQKDLWFWEKLGRLPFQVLDKLTPKAVHRKLGQLLDELGSYIQSGGQYLVNEGKVLDKLGVSSLAEVPHLPLATMDRVCDELIDERVTFAQLQGAATGMGGALTLAVDIPALLGLALKTLQEIAIVYGYDPKEKEERVFVVKCLQFATADIVGKKAILDELSSFSNERGRVFSELQGWREVMMTFRDQYGWKKLFQAVPIIGVIFGSLFNKSFMEDIAETGKMLYRKRRIIEKLKQFEPGI, encoded by the coding sequence ATGGAAACGCGACAGATGTTGAAACAAGAACTCCAAACCATCACCCACTGGGAACACTCCCAAAAAGACCTATGGTTTTGGGAAAAGCTCGGCCGCTTGCCGTTTCAAGTGCTCGATAAGCTGACGCCAAAAGCCGTCCATCGAAAACTCGGGCAGCTGCTTGATGAATTGGGCAGCTATATTCAAAGCGGCGGGCAATACTTAGTGAATGAAGGAAAGGTATTGGACAAGCTTGGCGTATCGTCGTTGGCCGAAGTGCCGCACTTGCCGCTTGCGACGATGGATCGCGTTTGCGACGAGTTGATCGATGAGCGCGTCACGTTCGCCCAGCTGCAAGGGGCGGCGACTGGAATGGGCGGGGCGCTGACGCTGGCGGTGGACATCCCAGCGCTTCTCGGCTTAGCGCTGAAAACGCTGCAAGAGATCGCCATCGTGTACGGATATGACCCGAAGGAAAAAGAGGAGCGCGTGTTTGTCGTCAAATGCCTGCAGTTTGCCACGGCGGACATCGTCGGGAAAAAAGCGATTTTGGACGAACTTTCGTCGTTCTCCAATGAACGCGGGCGCGTCTTTTCCGAACTGCAAGGCTGGCGGGAAGTGATGATGACGTTCCGTGACCAATACGGGTGGAAAAAGCTGTTTCAAGCCGTTCCGATCATCGGTGTCATTTTCGGTTCGCTGTTTAACAAATCGTTTATGGAAGACATCGCCGAAACCGGGAAGATGCTCTATCGGAAGCGTCGCATCATCGAGAAGCTCAAACAGTTTGAACCCGGCATCTAA
- a CDS encoding alpha-galactosidase, with protein MAIVFDPTNKTFYLKANDTTYVMQIVRSGYLAHVYWGKAVRAVRGAEAFPRLDRAFSPSPDPSDRTFSLDTLPQEYPAYGNTDFRAPAYQVQLENGSTVTDLRYKTHRIYKGKPRLNGLPATYVEHEQEAETLEIVLLDALIGLEVTLQYTAYKKWNVITRAAHFENKGGERLKLLRALSMSVDFPTADYDWIHLPGAWGRERWIERLPLLTGVQAAESRRGASSHQQNPFIALAAKNVDEHQGEVYGFSLVYSGNFLAQVEVDQFRTARVSMGINPFDFTWLLEPGESFQTPEVVMVYSDQGLNGMSQTYHELYRTRLARGAFRDRERPILINNWEATYFDFNEEKIMNIARTAAELGIELFVLDDGWFGERDDDRRSLGDWVVNRRKLPNGLNGLVKQVNELGLQFGLWIEPEMVSPNSELYRKHPDWCLHVPNRPRSEGRNQLVLDYSRQDVCDYMIETISNVLASAPITYVKWDMNRHMTEIGSAALPPERQRETSHRYMLGLYRVMDEITARFPHILFESCSGGGGRFDPGILYYMPQTWTSDNTDAVSRLKIQYGTSLVYPVSAMGAHVSAVPNHQVGRVTSLKTRGHVAMSGNFGYELDITKLTETEKQIIKEQVAFYKDVRRLVQFGTFYRLLSPFEGNEAAWMFVSEDQSEALVAYFRVLAEANAPLSHLRLKGLDPNQDYEIEGLGVYGGDELMYAGVAVPHRLGDFISMMWRLKAVQR; from the coding sequence ATGGCAATTGTATTTGATCCAACCAATAAAACGTTTTATCTCAAAGCCAATGACACAACATATGTCATGCAGATCGTTCGCTCCGGCTATTTGGCGCATGTTTATTGGGGAAAAGCGGTGCGCGCTGTTCGGGGCGCGGAGGCGTTTCCGCGGCTCGATCGCGCGTTTTCCCCTAGCCCCGACCCATCCGACCGCACGTTTTCGCTCGATACGCTGCCACAAGAATACCCAGCCTATGGGAATACCGATTTCCGGGCTCCGGCGTATCAAGTGCAGCTTGAGAATGGCTCGACGGTGACCGATTTGCGCTACAAAACGCACCGCATTTACAAAGGGAAGCCTAGACTGAACGGGCTGCCGGCGACATACGTGGAGCATGAACAGGAAGCGGAGACGCTCGAAATTGTCCTTTTAGATGCGCTGATCGGTCTAGAAGTCACGTTGCAGTATACGGCGTATAAAAAATGGAACGTCATCACGCGTGCGGCCCATTTTGAAAACAAAGGCGGCGAGCGGTTAAAGCTACTGCGCGCGCTCAGTATGAGCGTCGATTTCCCAACTGCTGACTATGATTGGATCCATCTCCCCGGAGCGTGGGGGCGCGAGCGCTGGATCGAGCGGCTCCCGCTTCTGACCGGCGTGCAAGCGGCGGAAAGCCGCCGCGGCGCGAGCAGCCACCAACAAAATCCGTTTATTGCGCTCGCTGCCAAAAACGTCGATGAACACCAAGGCGAAGTGTACGGGTTCAGCTTGGTGTACAGCGGCAATTTCCTCGCCCAAGTCGAGGTGGACCAGTTCCGCACTGCCCGCGTCTCGATGGGCATCAATCCGTTTGATTTTACGTGGCTATTGGAACCGGGCGAGTCGTTCCAAACGCCGGAAGTCGTTATGGTCTACTCCGATCAAGGGTTAAATGGAATGTCGCAAACGTACCACGAACTGTACCGCACCCGCCTAGCGCGCGGCGCGTTCCGCGACCGCGAACGCCCGATCTTGATCAATAACTGGGAAGCAACGTATTTTGACTTCAATGAAGAAAAGATCATGAATATCGCCCGAACAGCGGCGGAGCTTGGCATCGAACTGTTTGTGCTTGACGACGGCTGGTTTGGCGAACGCGATGACGACCGCCGTTCCCTCGGTGATTGGGTGGTCAATCGGCGCAAACTCCCCAACGGCCTGAACGGACTGGTGAAACAAGTGAACGAACTCGGGCTGCAGTTCGGCTTATGGATCGAACCGGAAATGGTGTCGCCAAACAGCGAGCTGTATCGGAAACATCCCGACTGGTGTCTCCATGTGCCGAACCGCCCGCGCTCTGAAGGACGGAACCAGCTTGTGCTCGATTATTCCCGCCAAGACGTGTGCGACTATATGATTGAAACGATCTCGAACGTGCTTGCGAGCGCCCCCATCACTTATGTGAAATGGGACATGAACCGCCATATGACGGAAATCGGTTCGGCCGCCCTGCCGCCCGAGCGCCAGCGCGAAACGTCGCACCGCTATATGCTTGGGCTCTATCGCGTGATGGACGAGATCACCGCGCGTTTTCCGCACATTTTGTTTGAAAGCTGCTCCGGAGGCGGAGGGCGGTTTGACCCGGGGATTCTCTATTATATGCCGCAAACATGGACGAGCGACAACACTGACGCTGTCTCGCGCCTGAAAATCCAGTACGGTACAAGCCTCGTTTACCCAGTGAGCGCCATGGGCGCCCACGTCTCGGCCGTGCCGAACCATCAAGTCGGGCGGGTGACGTCCCTCAAGACGCGCGGCCATGTGGCGATGTCAGGCAACTTCGGCTATGAGCTCGATATCACGAAATTGACGGAAACAGAAAAACAAATCATTAAGGAACAAGTCGCGTTTTACAAAGATGTGCGCCGCCTCGTCCAGTTCGGCACGTTTTATCGGCTGCTCAGCCCGTTTGAAGGCAACGAGGCGGCATGGATGTTCGTCTCGGAAGATCAGTCGGAAGCGCTCGTCGCCTACTTCCGCGTTCTGGCCGAAGCGAACGCCCCGCTGTCGCACTTGCGCTTAAAAGGGCTTGACCCGAATCAAGACTATGAAATCGAAGGCCTTGGCGTCTACGGCGGCGACGAGCTGATGTATGCCGGAGTGGCGGTGCCGCACCGCTTGGGCGATTTTATCAGCATGATGTGGCGATTGAAAGCTGTTCAACGATAA
- a CDS encoding carbohydrate ABC transporter permease, with protein sequence MAKKTNWVATLLIAVGALFILFPLYMTVSIALKTPEELADSVLSLPVGLHVENFAKAIEATNFFQAFKNSAFITVTTVVLTIITNSMVAYAIARNMHRKFFRFLYYYFVSALFIPFPIIMLPIVKQTSAFGMNNPSGLVFLYVVYGIAFNIFIYVGYIRSIPKELEEAAIMDGCSTWGVFWRVVFPLMAPINATVAILTCLWAWNDFLLPLIVLSDQSDMTLPLVQYVFQSKFGTDYNLAFASYLMALSPMIIVYLFAQKWIIGGVTRGAIK encoded by the coding sequence ATGGCCAAGAAAACAAACTGGGTTGCCACATTGTTGATTGCGGTCGGGGCGCTGTTCATTTTGTTTCCTTTGTACATGACGGTGTCCATCGCGTTAAAAACGCCGGAGGAGTTGGCAGACTCAGTGCTGTCGCTGCCGGTCGGCCTGCATGTGGAAAATTTTGCAAAAGCGATCGAGGCCACGAACTTTTTTCAAGCGTTTAAAAACAGCGCATTTATCACAGTAACCACCGTTGTTTTGACCATTATAACGAATTCGATGGTCGCTTATGCCATTGCTCGCAATATGCACCGGAAATTTTTTAGGTTTTTATATTATTACTTTGTCAGCGCCTTGTTTATTCCGTTTCCGATTATTATGTTGCCGATTGTCAAGCAAACATCCGCATTCGGGATGAATAATCCCAGCGGACTCGTTTTTCTGTATGTCGTCTATGGTATTGCGTTTAATATCTTTATTTACGTCGGGTATATCCGTTCGATTCCAAAGGAGTTGGAAGAAGCGGCGATTATGGATGGGTGCAGTACATGGGGCGTGTTTTGGCGCGTGGTTTTCCCGCTTATGGCGCCGATTAACGCTACCGTTGCCATTCTGACTTGTCTATGGGCATGGAATGACTTTTTATTGCCGTTGATTGTGCTGAGCGACCAGTCCGATATGACGCTTCCGTTGGTTCAATATGTATTTCAGTCCAAGTTCGGCACGGACTACAACTTAGCGTTCGCTTCCTATTTAATGGCGTTGTCTCCGATGATCATCGTCTACTTGTTTGCCCAAAAATGGATTATTGGCGGTGTCACAAGAGGGGCAATCAAGTAA
- a CDS encoding carbohydrate ABC transporter permease, with translation MTVPAVVLFAVFHTFPALQGIFYSFTNWDGLSLTYDFVGLKNYYYLFRDENVWHSYLFTFQFAIVSTVLVNVLSLAIVIGLNEKIKFKNFFRAVYFLPNVLSVLIVGYIFNYLFANVLPLWGEKLGIEALSTNILGSEKWAWVGIVIVAVWQACALNTILYLAGLQTVPSELYEASSLDGASKWQNFRHITFPMIAPFFTINMVLAMKNFLMVFDQVVALTGGGPGRATESISLLIYNGGFQGGEFAYQSANSVIYFIVIMAVSILQIKFLQKREVDM, from the coding sequence ATGACCGTACCGGCTGTCGTGTTATTTGCGGTATTTCACACCTTTCCGGCCCTCCAAGGCATTTTCTATTCCTTTACCAATTGGGACGGATTAAGCTTAACGTACGACTTTGTTGGATTGAAAAATTACTACTACTTGTTTCGGGACGAAAACGTATGGCATTCGTACTTGTTTACATTTCAGTTTGCCATTGTGTCGACCGTGCTCGTCAATGTGCTCAGTTTAGCGATCGTTATAGGGTTGAATGAAAAAATTAAGTTCAAAAATTTTTTCCGCGCCGTGTATTTTTTGCCGAATGTTTTAAGCGTGCTGATTGTAGGCTATATTTTCAACTACTTGTTTGCTAACGTGCTCCCTTTATGGGGAGAGAAACTGGGGATTGAGGCGCTTTCGACGAATATTTTAGGAAGCGAAAAATGGGCATGGGTCGGCATTGTCATTGTCGCCGTATGGCAGGCGTGCGCCCTTAATACGATTTTATATTTGGCGGGACTGCAAACGGTTCCCTCAGAGCTGTATGAGGCTTCTAGCCTAGACGGAGCGAGTAAATGGCAAAATTTCCGGCATATTACGTTTCCGATGATTGCGCCGTTTTTTACGATCAATATGGTGTTGGCGATGAAAAACTTTTTAATGGTATTTGACCAAGTTGTGGCGTTGACAGGTGGGGGGCCCGGACGGGCTACTGAATCGATTTCATTGCTCATTTACAACGGCGGATTTCAGGGCGGGGAGTTTGCTTACCAATCTGCGAACTCGGTCATTTACTTTATTGTCATTATGGCGGTATCGATTCTGCAGATTAAATTTTTACAAAAACGGGAAGTGGATATGTGA
- a CDS encoding ABC transporter substrate-binding protein, translating into MKKALALVMSSALTFSLLTACGNKTEQNASESGGKVKIEFFHYKPEARGTFDKLIEKFEKENPNIDVVNANPPDAGTVLKTRAAKRDMPDIVGVGADTTFAELAKAGMFEDVTKAPELNNIQPSYIQMVKDVSGLEQVYAIPYAANADAVIYNKAIFKELGLSVPKTWDEFIAAAEKIKAAGKTPFYFTFKDAWTTLPAYNALAANTQGETFFQDLNKGKTSFEKGYKEATEKFVELLKYGHKDQFGKGYADGNVAFAKGESAMYLQGIWAIPEIKKANPNIELGVFPYPVTNNPEQTKLVSGVDLLFAISKTSKHPKEAKKFIDFLLKEENAKAYMAEQNALSAIKGLTQEDPMLEGLKESFAKGALVDFPDHYIPPSINLANLLQQLTHDQDVEKFLKTMDAEWEKVKERK; encoded by the coding sequence ATGAAAAAAGCACTCGCACTCGTCATGTCCAGTGCATTAACTTTTTCGCTGCTTACCGCATGCGGAAACAAAACGGAACAAAACGCAAGCGAATCAGGCGGAAAAGTCAAAATTGAGTTTTTCCATTACAAACCCGAAGCAAGGGGAACATTCGATAAACTGATTGAAAAATTTGAAAAAGAAAACCCAAACATTGATGTTGTCAACGCCAATCCGCCCGATGCAGGAACAGTATTAAAAACCCGCGCCGCTAAACGAGACATGCCAGATATCGTTGGGGTTGGCGCCGATACGACATTTGCGGAACTCGCCAAAGCGGGGATGTTTGAAGATGTCACGAAAGCGCCGGAACTGAACAACATTCAACCTTCGTATATTCAAATGGTAAAAGACGTCAGTGGACTGGAACAAGTGTATGCCATTCCTTATGCGGCCAATGCGGATGCCGTCATTTACAACAAAGCCATCTTCAAAGAACTTGGTTTGAGTGTTCCGAAAACATGGGATGAGTTTATAGCTGCAGCCGAAAAGATCAAAGCAGCCGGAAAAACGCCGTTTTACTTTACGTTTAAAGATGCGTGGACGACATTGCCTGCTTACAACGCTTTGGCAGCCAACACGCAAGGGGAAACGTTTTTCCAAGATTTAAATAAAGGCAAAACAAGCTTTGAAAAAGGGTATAAAGAAGCAACGGAAAAATTTGTGGAGCTGTTGAAGTACGGGCATAAAGATCAATTTGGCAAAGGATATGCGGATGGCAACGTGGCGTTTGCCAAAGGCGAGTCGGCGATGTACTTGCAAGGCATCTGGGCGATTCCGGAAATTAAAAAGGCCAATCCGAACATTGAACTTGGCGTATTCCCGTATCCTGTAACAAATAATCCGGAACAAACCAAATTAGTATCCGGTGTTGATCTTCTTTTTGCGATCTCGAAAACATCAAAACATCCGAAAGAAGCAAAGAAATTTATCGACTTCTTATTAAAAGAGGAAAATGCAAAGGCGTACATGGCTGAACAAAATGCGCTCTCGGCCATCAAGGGATTAACGCAGGAGGATCCGATGTTGGAAGGATTAAAAGAAAGCTTTGCCAAGGGGGCGCTCGTTGATTTTCCAGACCATTATATTCCGCCGAGCATCAATTTGGCCAATTTGTTACAACAGTTGACGCATGATCAAGATGTGGAGAAGTTTTTAAAAACAATGGACGCCGAGTGGGAAAAAGTGAAAGAGCGTAAGTAA
- a CDS encoding LacI family DNA-binding transcriptional regulator: MITMKDIAEKANVSIATVSRILNNDATLSVSEETRQRVFEIAKELNYKPVRRRSTNRANPPKTKESECYNIALLLAVSQHEETTDPYFSSIRYGIEEQCKQLPLHVSSVIRVNSGTDIQDLSQFDGLIVIGGIDPDDIQRHFPEERPIIFITQVIDVDGYDVVCSDLEAATEKIIDYLIALGHTRIGYIGGSETIKKFNGGKSYEVDDIRKRTFEKKMKALGLYEPYHVFVGDWGPAGGYELMKTAIDSGDLPSAFVIASDPMAIGALHAIHQANLKVPEDISIISFDDIDAAAFLNPPLSTVKIYAHEMGRLAANALHERRTGNRNIPVKIVTPAELIIRESCAKRGQNT, translated from the coding sequence ATGATTACGATGAAAGATATTGCCGAAAAAGCGAATGTATCAATCGCAACGGTATCAAGAATTTTAAATAACGATGCCACTCTCTCCGTTTCCGAGGAAACGCGCCAGCGTGTCTTTGAGATTGCTAAAGAGCTTAATTATAAACCGGTGCGGAGACGCAGTACGAACCGGGCTAATCCGCCGAAAACGAAGGAGTCTGAATGTTATAACATTGCTTTGTTGCTCGCGGTATCCCAGCATGAGGAAACGACAGATCCGTATTTTAGTTCTATCCGCTACGGGATTGAAGAGCAGTGCAAACAATTGCCGTTGCACGTCTCTTCCGTCATCCGGGTAAACAGCGGAACAGATATACAAGACTTAAGCCAGTTTGACGGGCTAATTGTGATTGGCGGTATTGATCCCGACGACATTCAGCGCCATTTTCCAGAGGAACGCCCTATCATATTCATAACCCAAGTTATTGATGTAGACGGGTACGATGTGGTTTGCTCCGATTTGGAAGCGGCTACAGAGAAAATCATTGATTACTTAATCGCCCTTGGCCATACGCGAATTGGCTATATCGGCGGATCGGAAACGATCAAAAAGTTTAATGGCGGAAAAAGTTACGAAGTTGATGATATACGGAAACGGACATTTGAGAAAAAAATGAAAGCGCTTGGACTTTATGAGCCGTACCATGTATTTGTCGGCGACTGGGGGCCGGCGGGCGGATACGAATTGATGAAGACGGCGATTGACTCTGGTGATTTGCCAAGCGCGTTTGTGATCGCTAGCGACCCGATGGCGATCGGGGCTCTACACGCGATTCACCAGGCAAACCTTAAAGTTCCGGAAGACATATCTATCATTAGTTTCGATGACATTGACGCCGCAGCATTTTTGAACCCGCCCCTTTCAACAGTGAAAATATACGCGCATGAAATGGGGAGACTCGCTGCAAACGCGCTGCATGAGCGGAGGACGGGGAACCGGAACATTCCGGTTAAAATCGTCACTCCGGCGGAACTTATCATTCGGGAAAGCTGTGCAAAACGCGGTCAAAATACATAA
- a CDS encoding glycerol-3-phosphate dehydrogenase/oxidase, whose amino-acid sequence MTFSSKQRNNVLEAMSEKPYDLLVIGGGITGCGIALDAISRGMTVALVEMQDFAAGTSSRSTKLVHGGLRYLKQFEVKLVAEVGRERAIVYENGSHVTTPEWMLLPIYRGGTFGKWSTSVGLWLYDRLAGVKPSERRTMLNARQTLEKEPLLKRDGLIGGGYYVEYRTDDARLTIEVIKKAVELGADAVNYVKAEQFLYDERGRITGARCRDLLGGRVYDIRAKKVVNAAGPWVDALRDKDGSKTGKRLRLTKGVHIVIDQKRFPLKQAVYFDTPDGRMVFAIPRDGKTYVGTTDTFYDDDPAHPAMTEEDRDYLLQAIHYMFPSVGITADDVESSWAGVRPLIYEEGKDPSEISRKDEIWTSPSGLITIAGGKLTGYRKMAETVVDLVAKQLEKEEGKTFRPCQTKQLPISGGDVGGSHRLPAFIAEKAKEAARYGLTEEQGARLAKQYGTNVDRLFALSSEYDRSSGLTRETFVRLVYAIEEEMAVKPVDYFIRRTGALLFDIDAVRREKEAVIAFMARHLGWTGEEKATYTKELEQALRQAVLVAEDDDRRIMNK is encoded by the coding sequence ATGACATTCTCAAGCAAACAGCGGAACAACGTTCTCGAAGCGATGAGCGAAAAGCCATACGATCTGTTGGTGATCGGCGGGGGAATCACCGGGTGCGGCATCGCCTTGGATGCCATCTCGCGCGGCATGACGGTCGCGCTTGTCGAGATGCAAGATTTCGCCGCCGGCACGTCAAGCCGGTCGACGAAGCTTGTTCACGGCGGCTTGCGCTACTTAAAGCAGTTCGAGGTGAAGCTTGTCGCGGAAGTCGGGCGCGAACGGGCGATTGTGTATGAAAACGGCTCGCACGTCACCACACCGGAGTGGATGCTGCTGCCCATTTACCGCGGCGGAACGTTCGGCAAATGGAGCACGTCGGTCGGCCTTTGGCTGTATGACCGGCTGGCTGGCGTCAAGCCAAGCGAGCGGCGCACGATGCTTAATGCCCGACAGACGTTGGAAAAAGAGCCGCTCTTAAAGCGCGACGGCCTGATCGGCGGCGGCTATTACGTCGAGTATCGGACCGACGATGCCCGCTTGACGATCGAAGTGATCAAAAAAGCGGTCGAGCTTGGCGCCGACGCCGTCAACTATGTCAAAGCCGAACAGTTTTTGTATGACGAGCGCGGCCGCATCACCGGCGCCCGCTGCCGCGACTTGCTCGGCGGACGAGTATATGACATCCGCGCCAAAAAAGTCGTCAATGCCGCCGGACCGTGGGTTGATGCGCTGCGCGACAAAGACGGATCGAAAACCGGCAAGCGGCTTCGGCTAACAAAAGGCGTCCATATCGTCATCGATCAAAAGCGTTTTCCGCTCAAGCAGGCCGTCTATTTTGACACCCCGGACGGCCGGATGGTGTTTGCCATTCCGCGGGATGGGAAAACGTATGTCGGCACGACCGATACATTTTATGACGATGATCCTGCTCATCCGGCCATGACCGAAGAAGACCGTGATTACTTATTGCAGGCGATTCACTACATGTTCCCGTCCGTCGGCATCACCGCTGATGATGTCGAGTCGAGCTGGGCTGGCGTCCGTCCGCTCATTTATGAAGAAGGGAAAGACCCGTCGGAAATTTCCCGCAAAGACGAGATTTGGACATCGCCATCCGGCCTCATCACGATCGCTGGCGGCAAACTGACCGGCTATCGGAAAATGGCAGAAACGGTCGTTGACCTCGTCGCCAAACAATTGGAAAAAGAAGAGGGAAAAACGTTCCGCCCGTGCCAAACGAAACAGCTGCCAATTTCCGGCGGCGATGTCGGCGGCTCGCATCGGCTGCCGGCCTTCATCGCCGAAAAGGCGAAGGAAGCGGCGCGCTATGGGCTGACAGAAGAACAAGGGGCGCGGCTGGCAAAACAGTACGGCACAAATGTCGACCGGTTGTTTGCGTTAAGCAGCGAGTACGACCGCTCGTCCGGCTTAACGCGCGAAACGTTCGTCCGCCTCGTCTACGCCATCGAGGAAGAAATGGCGGTCAAACCAGTCGACTACTTCATCCGCCGCACCGGGGCGCTGCTGTTTGACATCGACGCCGTCCGGCGGGAAAAAGAAGCGGTTATCGCGTTTATGGCGCGGCATTTGGGGTGGACGGGGGAAGAGAAGGCAACGTACACGAAAGAACTGGAACAAGCGCTGCGTCAAGCGGTGTTGGTAGCAGAAGATGATGACCGGAGGATCATGAATAAATAG
- a CDS encoding glycerol-3-phosphate responsive antiterminator: MEAKQRIIPAIKTMKQFDAFLSSGYTVGVLLEVHIAQLKSIFAYACRHGKELLIHVDLVQGLSHDEHAAEYLCQEFRPHGLISTKAGVIMKARQKRVLAVQRIFLLDSHALEKSYQLIVKTNPDCIEVIPGAMPHIIREVKERTGKPIYAGGLIRTVDDVEQALAAGAVAVTTSNETLWRHYNG, translated from the coding sequence ATGGAAGCGAAACAGCGCATCATTCCGGCCATTAAAACGATGAAGCAATTTGACGCCTTTTTGTCAAGCGGGTACACGGTCGGTGTATTGCTTGAGGTACATATTGCCCAGTTAAAAAGCATCTTTGCCTATGCGTGCCGGCATGGCAAGGAGTTGCTCATTCACGTCGACTTGGTGCAAGGGCTGAGCCATGATGAACATGCGGCGGAATACCTTTGCCAAGAGTTCCGCCCTCATGGCCTCATTTCCACGAAAGCGGGCGTCATTATGAAGGCGCGGCAAAAACGAGTCTTGGCCGTGCAACGCATCTTTTTGCTCGATTCCCACGCTTTAGAGAAAAGCTACCAGCTGATCGTCAAAACGAATCCGGACTGCATCGAAGTCATCCCGGGCGCCATGCCGCACATCATCCGCGAAGTGAAAGAACGGACGGGAAAACCGATTTACGCCGGCGGCCTCATCCGCACGGTCGACGATGTCGAGCAGGCGCTTGCAGCTGGGGCGGTGGCGGTGACCACGTCCAACGAAACATTATGGCGCCACTACAATGGATAA